A window of the Streptomyces griseochromogenes genome harbors these coding sequences:
- a CDS encoding TatD family hydrolase, which yields MPSNAGRAAQHDKNDKSAAPPLPAPLRVPVADSHTHLDMQSGTVGEGLAKAASVGVTTVVQVGCDIKGSQWAAETAAAYENVHAAVALHPNEAPRIVHGDPDGWSRQGARVPGGDAALDEALAEIDRLAALPHVRGVGETGLDYFRTGPEGKAAQERSFRAHIEIAKRHGKALVIHDRDAHADVLRVLKEEGAPERTVFHCYSGDAEMAAICAREGYFMSFAGNVTFKNAQNLRDALAVAPLELVLVETDAPFLTPAPYRGRPNAPYLVPVTVRAMAAVRGIDEDALATALGANTARAFDY from the coding sequence ATGCCTTCGAACGCTGGCCGTGCCGCCCAGCACGACAAGAACGACAAGAGCGCGGCGCCGCCGCTCCCGGCTCCCCTCCGGGTGCCCGTCGCCGACTCCCACACCCACCTCGACATGCAGTCCGGCACGGTCGGCGAAGGCCTCGCCAAGGCCGCGTCGGTGGGCGTGACGACGGTCGTCCAGGTCGGCTGCGACATCAAGGGCTCGCAGTGGGCCGCCGAGACGGCCGCCGCGTACGAGAACGTCCACGCGGCCGTCGCCCTCCACCCCAACGAGGCCCCGCGCATCGTGCACGGCGACCCCGACGGCTGGTCGCGGCAGGGGGCCCGCGTGCCGGGCGGGGACGCCGCGCTGGACGAGGCCCTCGCGGAGATCGACCGGCTCGCCGCCCTGCCCCACGTCAGGGGCGTCGGCGAGACCGGCCTCGACTACTTCCGCACCGGCCCCGAGGGCAAGGCGGCGCAGGAGCGGTCCTTCCGCGCCCACATCGAGATCGCCAAGCGGCACGGCAAGGCCCTCGTCATCCACGACCGCGACGCGCACGCGGACGTCCTGCGCGTCCTGAAGGAGGAGGGCGCTCCCGAGCGCACCGTCTTCCACTGCTACTCCGGTGACGCCGAGATGGCCGCGATCTGCGCCCGCGAGGGATACTTCATGTCCTTCGCCGGCAACGTCACCTTCAAGAACGCCCAGAATCTGCGGGACGCGCTCGCCGTCGCCCCGCTGGAACTGGTCCTCGTGGAGACCGACGCGCCCTTCCTGACCCCGGCGCCGTACCGCGGACGGCCCAACGCTCCGTATCTCGTTCCGGTCACGGTGCGTGCGATGGCCGCCGTGCGCGGCATCGACGAGGACGCGCTGGCGACGGCCCTGGGCGCGAACACGGCCCGGGCTTTTGATTACTGA
- the rsmI gene encoding 16S rRNA (cytidine(1402)-2'-O)-methyltransferase — translation MTGTLVLAGTPIGDIADAPPRLAEELAGADVVAAEDTRRLRRLTQALGVTPKGRVVSYFEGNESARTPELVEELLGGARVLLVTDAGMPSVSDPGYRLVAAAVEKDIRVTAVPGPSAVLTALALSGLPVDRFCFEGFLPRKAGERLSRLREVAGERRTLVYFEAPHRLDDTLAAMAEVFGAERRAAVCRELTKTYEEVRRGPLDELARWAAEGVRGEITVVVEGAPESGPEELDAEELVRRVRVREEAGERRKEAIAAVAVEAGLPKRVVFDAVVAAKRAAI, via the coding sequence GTGACTGGAACTCTTGTCCTGGCAGGCACCCCCATCGGTGACATCGCGGACGCGCCGCCCCGGCTGGCCGAGGAACTGGCGGGCGCCGACGTCGTCGCCGCCGAGGACACGCGGCGGCTGCGCCGGCTCACCCAGGCGCTGGGCGTGACGCCCAAGGGCCGCGTGGTGTCGTACTTCGAGGGCAACGAGTCCGCGCGCACCCCCGAGCTGGTCGAGGAGCTGCTCGGCGGCGCGCGCGTGCTGCTCGTGACGGACGCGGGGATGCCGTCGGTCTCCGACCCCGGCTACCGGCTGGTCGCGGCCGCCGTGGAGAAGGACATCCGGGTCACCGCCGTGCCCGGGCCGTCCGCCGTGCTCACCGCGCTCGCCCTGTCCGGGCTGCCCGTCGACCGGTTCTGCTTCGAGGGCTTCCTGCCGCGCAAGGCGGGGGAGCGGCTGTCGCGGCTGCGGGAGGTCGCCGGCGAGCGGCGCACGCTCGTCTACTTCGAGGCCCCGCACCGGCTGGACGACACCCTCGCGGCGATGGCGGAGGTCTTCGGCGCGGAGCGGCGGGCCGCCGTCTGCCGCGAGCTGACCAAGACGTACGAGGAGGTGCGGCGGGGACCGCTCGACGAGCTGGCGCGGTGGGCCGCCGAGGGGGTCCGCGGGGAGATCACCGTCGTCGTGGAGGGCGCTCCCGAGTCCGGCCCCGAGGAACTGGACGCCGAGGAACTGGTGCGGCGGGTGCGGGTTCGTGAGGAGGCGGGGGAGCGGCGCAAGGAGGCGATCGCCGCGGTGGCGGTGGAGGCCGGGCTGCCGAAGCGGGTGGTTTTCGACGCCGTGGTCGCCGCGAAGCGCGCCGCGATTTAG
- a CDS encoding dolichyl-phosphate-mannose--protein mannosyltransferase — MTSTASSTDLRQGQASHDQRPSWQQRLRRFGYTPAQDAPSGDVRDRLVPPYAEPSPRLWQVLGVPPVLAERITRWSGWGGPLLVTLMAGLMRFWNLGSPRAVIFDETYYAKDAWALVHRGYEVNWDKNANDLVLQTHGHLVVPTDAAYVVHPPVGKYVIGLGELMFGFDPFGWRFMTALLGTLSVLMLCRIGRRMFRSTFLGCLAGALMAVDGLHFVMSRTSLLDGVLMFFVVAAFGCLIVDRDRTRQRLAAALPAGPDGRVRPDEHVGDTFRFGLRPWRWGAGLMLGLAIGTKWNGLYILAAFCVMAVLWDAGTRKTAGALHPYRAALKYDTGITFLATVPVAIGVYLLSWLGWILSPADGTGGYFRNWAATDGKGGSWTFLPDWLRSLWHYEHEVYNFHVHLSSPHTYQSNPWSWIVLGRPVSYFYESPSPGADGCPADAGQKCAREVLAIGTPLLWWAACFAILYVLWRWLLRRDWRAGAIACGIAAGYLPWFMYQERTIFLFYAVVFLPFLCLAVAMLIGAIVGPPGSSDTRRVIGASAAGVLVLLIAWNFIYFWPLYTGTAIPIDNWRSRMWLDTWV; from the coding sequence GTGACCAGTACCGCGTCCTCCACGGACCTCCGGCAGGGCCAGGCGTCGCACGACCAGCGGCCGTCGTGGCAGCAGCGGCTGCGCCGATTCGGGTACACCCCCGCCCAGGACGCGCCCTCGGGCGACGTACGCGACCGGCTGGTGCCGCCGTACGCCGAGCCGAGCCCGCGCCTGTGGCAGGTCCTGGGCGTCCCGCCGGTCCTCGCGGAGCGCATCACCCGCTGGTCGGGCTGGGGCGGTCCGCTGCTGGTGACGCTGATGGCGGGCCTCATGCGGTTCTGGAACCTGGGCAGCCCGCGTGCGGTGATATTCGACGAGACGTACTACGCCAAGGACGCCTGGGCGCTCGTCCACCGCGGCTACGAGGTCAACTGGGACAAGAACGCCAACGATCTCGTCCTGCAGACGCACGGGCACCTCGTCGTGCCCACGGACGCGGCCTACGTCGTACATCCGCCGGTCGGCAAGTACGTCATCGGCCTCGGCGAGCTGATGTTCGGGTTCGACCCGTTCGGCTGGCGGTTCATGACGGCGCTGCTCGGAACCCTCTCCGTGCTGATGCTGTGCCGGATCGGCCGCCGGATGTTCCGCTCGACGTTCCTCGGCTGTCTGGCGGGCGCGCTGATGGCGGTGGACGGCCTGCACTTCGTGATGAGCCGGACCTCGCTGCTCGACGGCGTGCTGATGTTCTTCGTGGTCGCGGCGTTCGGCTGCCTGATCGTCGACCGGGACCGGACCAGGCAACGGCTGGCGGCCGCGCTGCCCGCGGGCCCGGACGGCCGGGTCCGCCCGGACGAGCACGTCGGCGACACCTTCCGCTTCGGCCTGCGCCCGTGGCGCTGGGGTGCCGGGCTGATGCTGGGCCTGGCCATCGGCACGAAGTGGAACGGCCTGTACATCCTGGCCGCGTTCTGCGTCATGGCGGTCCTGTGGGACGCCGGCACCCGGAAGACCGCGGGGGCCCTGCACCCGTACCGGGCCGCCCTCAAGTACGACACCGGCATCACCTTCCTCGCGACGGTCCCGGTGGCGATCGGCGTCTACCTGCTCTCCTGGCTCGGCTGGATCCTCTCCCCGGCCGACGGCACCGGCGGCTACTTCCGCAACTGGGCGGCGACCGACGGCAAGGGCGGCAGCTGGACCTTCCTGCCGGACTGGCTGCGCAGCCTGTGGCACTACGAGCACGAGGTCTACAACTTCCACGTCCACCTGTCGTCCCCGCACACCTACCAGTCCAACCCGTGGAGCTGGATCGTGCTGGGCCGCCCGGTGTCGTACTTCTACGAGTCCCCCTCGCCCGGCGCCGACGGCTGCCCGGCCGACGCCGGACAGAAGTGCGCCCGGGAGGTGCTGGCCATCGGCACACCGCTGCTGTGGTGGGCGGCCTGCTTCGCGATCCTGTACGTGCTGTGGCGGTGGCTGCTGCGCCGCGACTGGCGGGCCGGTGCCATCGCCTGCGGGATCGCGGCCGGCTACCTGCCCTGGTTCATGTACCAGGAGCGGACGATCTTCCTGTTCTACGCGGTGGTCTTCCTGCCGTTCCTGTGCCTGGCGGTGGCGATGCTGATCGGCGCGATCGTCGGCCCGCCGGGCTCCAGCGACACCCGCCGGGTGATCGGCGCGTCGGCGGCGGGCGTCCTGGTGCTGCTCATCGCCTGGAACTTCATCTACTTCTGGCCGCTGTACACGGGCACGGCGATCCCCATCGACAACTGGCGGTCGCGGATGTGGCTGGACACCTGGGTCTAG
- a CDS encoding penicillin-binding transpeptidase domain-containing protein, whose protein sequence is MRTGAKAAVIGGVCAVVLGGAGYGAYNIVSALNGDGGTAAPVAVKTGPPSGDEVKATTGRFFAAWARGDASTAASYTDFPQAAQELLTAYAGDAHITKVHITPGAATGTTVPFTVEATVSYDHRTRPLTYRSRVTVVRGRTSHRALVDWQPSVVHPRLRKGDTLATGRSAAPEIEAVDRDGRVLSKEKYPSLGPILDELRKRYGDKTGGRPSVELVIHHAEGADGGQAADTTLLTLAKGKPGRLPTTLSASAQAAAEAAVRKYADSSVVAVRPGTGEILAVANHRDDGFDAALLGERPPGSTMKIISAATLIDKGLTTAGGKAPCPPSAVWQSQTFHNLANLAPDENATLSDSFARSCNTAFVKFADAVKVDSLTEEAQDRFGLGRNNWQIGVPSFDGRVPASGGPDTAANLIGQGQVQMSPLNMASVTATAMTGTFRQPVIVPLGLDHRDPAHARGLSSSTVAQLRSMMNRTARSGTAAQVMAGLGGDIGAKTGSAEADGQAKSDSWFAGYRNDVAAAAMVQDGGHGVDAAGPIVATVLRSAD, encoded by the coding sequence ATGCGCACCGGAGCGAAGGCCGCGGTCATAGGCGGCGTGTGTGCGGTGGTGCTGGGCGGTGCCGGGTACGGCGCCTACAACATCGTGTCCGCACTGAACGGCGACGGGGGAACGGCGGCGCCCGTGGCCGTGAAGACGGGGCCGCCCAGCGGTGACGAGGTGAAGGCGACGACCGGCAGGTTCTTCGCCGCCTGGGCGAGGGGTGACGCCTCCACGGCGGCGTCGTACACCGACTTCCCGCAGGCCGCCCAGGAATTGCTGACCGCCTACGCCGGCGACGCGCACATCACCAAGGTGCACATCACGCCGGGTGCGGCCACCGGCACCACCGTGCCTTTCACGGTCGAGGCAACGGTGTCGTACGACCACAGGACCCGACCGCTCACCTATCGGAGCAGGGTGACCGTGGTCCGCGGCAGGACCTCGCACCGCGCGCTGGTCGACTGGCAGCCCTCCGTCGTCCATCCAAGGCTGCGCAAGGGGGACACGCTCGCGACGGGCAGGTCGGCGGCTCCCGAGATCGAGGCCGTGGACCGCGACGGGCGGGTGCTGTCGAAGGAGAAGTACCCCTCCCTCGGCCCGATCCTGGACGAGCTGCGCAAACGCTACGGCGACAAGACGGGCGGCCGGCCGAGTGTGGAGCTGGTGATACACCACGCGGAGGGCGCGGACGGCGGCCAGGCCGCCGACACCACCCTCCTCACCCTCGCCAAGGGCAAGCCGGGCAGGCTGCCCACGACGCTCAGCGCGAGCGCCCAGGCCGCGGCCGAGGCCGCCGTGCGGAAGTACGCCGATTCGTCCGTCGTGGCGGTCAGACCCGGCACGGGCGAGATCCTGGCCGTCGCCAACCACCGCGACGACGGTTTCGACGCGGCCCTGCTCGGCGAGCGCCCGCCCGGCTCCACGATGAAGATCATCAGTGCGGCGACCCTCATCGACAAGGGTCTGACCACCGCGGGCGGCAAGGCGCCCTGCCCGCCGTCGGCCGTCTGGCAGAGCCAGACGTTCCACAACCTCGCGAACCTGGCCCCGGACGAGAACGCCACGCTCTCCGACAGTTTCGCCCGCTCCTGCAACACGGCGTTCGTGAAGTTCGCGGACGCGGTGAAGGTGGACTCGCTCACCGAGGAGGCCCAGGACCGGTTCGGGCTCGGGCGGAACAACTGGCAGATCGGCGTGCCCTCCTTCGACGGCCGGGTGCCCGCCTCCGGCGGCCCGGACACCGCCGCCAATCTGATCGGCCAGGGCCAGGTCCAGATGAGCCCGCTGAACATGGCCTCCGTGACGGCGACCGCGATGACCGGCACCTTCCGGCAGCCGGTGATCGTGCCGCTCGGCCTGGACCACCGCGATCCGGCACACGCGCGCGGGCTGTCGTCGAGCACGGTCGCGCAGCTGCGCTCCATGATGAACCGCACCGCCCGCAGCGGCACCGCGGCCCAGGTCATGGCCGGGCTCGGCGGGGACATCGGGGCGAAGACCGGCTCGGCCGAGGCCGACGGGCAGGCGAAGTCCGACAGTTGGTTCGCCGGGTACCGGAACGACGTCGCGGCCGCCGCGATGGTCCAGGACGGCGGTCACGGTGTTGACGCGGCCGGGCCGATTGTCGCAACCGTGCTACGGAGTGCCGACTGA
- a CDS encoding penicillin-binding transpeptidase domain-containing protein, which translates to MGKRRRVAERRNTRPALIGGMIAMGVVGAGFGVYALYDGGAAADAASATAAHKAVRTGPPSASEVRTVATRFLTAWQQGRVTEAAAATDDPSAATALLTGYTKDARLKDVTLTPGKATGAKVPFSVKATVSYQSLTKPLAYDSSLTVVRRKSDGKPLVGWHAQVVHPDLKDGDTLVTGESGTPPIKALDRDGGELTAAKYPSLGTVLDGLREKYGKKAGGKAGVELRVVRGKESKTAKLSDKTLAELSKGTPGTVKTTLSPTLQAAAEQQIGKQQRASVVVLRPSTGEILAVANSGHGFNTAFQGSLAPGSTMKIVTSTMLFEKGLITPDAQHPCPKTYKLAGWTFHNDADSEIKKGTFEQSFGASCNNAFINFAPKLSDGDLTKEAQQVYGLGMDNWSTGVPSFDGSVPVQSGAQMGASLIGQGGVRMNPLNMASVAATVWSGTFHQPYLVSPEVDGRTLAKASRTMSSKTQDELKEVMRYTAAYGTAAKAMAGLGPDYGAKTGSAEVDGQKKPNGWFTAYKGDLAAAGVVQAGGHGGDTAGPIVATLLKMGG; encoded by the coding sequence GTGGGCAAGAGAAGGCGCGTCGCCGAGCGACGGAATACCAGACCCGCCCTGATCGGCGGGATGATCGCCATGGGCGTCGTCGGCGCGGGATTCGGCGTCTACGCGCTGTACGACGGCGGGGCGGCGGCCGACGCGGCGTCCGCCACGGCCGCCCACAAGGCCGTCAGGACCGGCCCGCCGTCCGCGTCCGAGGTGCGGACGGTCGCCACCCGTTTCCTCACCGCCTGGCAGCAGGGCCGGGTCACCGAGGCGGCCGCCGCCACCGACGACCCGTCGGCCGCCACCGCACTGCTCACCGGCTACACCAAGGACGCCCGGCTGAAGGACGTCACCCTCACGCCCGGGAAGGCCACGGGCGCAAAGGTGCCGTTCTCCGTCAAGGCGACGGTGTCGTACCAAAGCCTCACCAAGCCGCTCGCATACGACAGTTCACTCACCGTCGTGCGCCGCAAGAGCGACGGCAAGCCGCTGGTCGGCTGGCACGCCCAGGTCGTCCACCCCGACCTGAAGGACGGCGACACGCTCGTCACCGGCGAGTCCGGCACCCCGCCCATCAAGGCCCTGGACCGCGACGGCGGGGAGCTGACGGCCGCCAAGTACCCGTCGCTGGGCACCGTCCTGGACGGTCTGCGGGAGAAGTACGGCAAGAAGGCGGGCGGCAAGGCGGGCGTGGAGCTGCGGGTGGTGCGCGGCAAGGAGTCGAAGACCGCCAAGCTGTCCGACAAGACGCTCGCGGAGCTGAGCAAGGGCACTCCGGGCACGGTGAAGACGACGCTGAGCCCGACGCTCCAGGCGGCCGCGGAGCAGCAGATCGGCAAGCAGCAGCGGGCCTCGGTGGTGGTCCTGCGGCCCTCGACGGGTGAGATCCTCGCCGTCGCCAACAGCGGGCACGGCTTCAACACCGCCTTCCAGGGCTCCCTGGCGCCCGGCTCCACGATGAAGATCGTGACGTCCACGATGCTGTTCGAGAAGGGGCTCATCACCCCGGACGCGCAGCACCCCTGCCCCAAGACGTACAAGCTGGCCGGCTGGACGTTCCACAACGACGCCGATTCGGAGATCAAGAAGGGCACGTTCGAGCAGAGCTTCGGCGCCTCCTGCAACAACGCCTTCATCAATTTCGCGCCGAAGCTGTCCGACGGCGATCTGACGAAGGAGGCCCAGCAGGTCTACGGCCTCGGCATGGACAACTGGTCCACCGGCGTCCCCTCGTTCGACGGCTCCGTCCCGGTGCAGAGCGGTGCGCAGATGGGCGCCTCGCTGATCGGCCAGGGCGGGGTGCGCATGAACCCGCTGAACATGGCGTCGGTGGCGGCGACGGTGTGGTCGGGCACCTTCCACCAGCCCTATCTGGTGTCCCCCGAGGTGGACGGCCGTACGCTGGCGAAGGCCTCGCGCACGATGTCGTCGAAGACGCAGGACGAGCTGAAGGAGGTCATGCGGTACACGGCGGCGTACGGCACGGCGGCCAAGGCGATGGCGGGTCTGGGCCCGGACTACGGCGCGAAGACCGGCTCGGCCGAGGTCGACGGACAGAAGAAGCCCAACGGCTGGTTCACCGCCTACAAGGGCGACCTGGCCGCGGCGGGCGTGGTCCAGGCGGGCGGACACGGCGGCGACACGGCCGGCCCGATCGTCGCGACGCTGCTGAAGATGGGCGGCTGA
- a CDS encoding SsgA family sporulation/cell division regulator, translated as MSVVEQYARAHIVTDEEDPGAVPVVLRYDSDADPRSVRVGLPGPHEWTFSRALLERGLRAPAESGDVRVWPCGRVQAVLEFHTAHGVEVVQFESKALMRFLRRTYTAEPVVRG; from the coding sequence ATGTCTGTAGTCGAGCAGTACGCGCGCGCCCATATCGTCACGGACGAGGAGGACCCGGGAGCCGTACCCGTAGTCCTGCGGTACGACTCCGACGCCGATCCACGCTCGGTCCGGGTGGGCCTGCCCGGACCGCACGAGTGGACCTTCTCGCGCGCGCTGCTCGAACGCGGACTGCGGGCGCCGGCGGAGAGCGGCGACGTACGGGTGTGGCCGTGCGGGCGCGTCCAGGCCGTGCTGGAGTTCCACACCGCGCACGGCGTGGAGGTGGTGCAGTTCGAGTCCAAGGCGCTGATGCGATTCCTGCGCCGGACCTACACCGCCGAGCCGGTGGTGCGCGGCTGA
- a CDS encoding energy-coupling factor ABC transporter permease — protein sequence MHVPDGFIDAPTSAVTGVVAAGALAVSLRGARRELDERTAPLAGLVAAFIFAVQMLNFPVAAGTSGHLLGGALAAILVGPYTGVLCVSVVLLMQGVLFADGGLTALGVNITDMAIVTTVVSYAVFRALLAVLPRGRRSVTVASFVAALVSVPAAAVVFTLVYAVGGTTDVAIGKVATAMIGVHVLIGIGEAVITALTVGAVVAVRPDLVHGARGLGQRLRLRVNGELVDAPAPTAPVAARTSRRTLWITGLVTSLVLAGFVSFYASANPDGLEKVAHDKGIDKKAEKHATAGSPLADYGVKDVSDARLSGGLAGVIGVGITVVAGSAVFWVVRRRRGTDASPVNTGL from the coding sequence GTGCATGTACCTGACGGATTCATCGACGCGCCCACCTCCGCGGTCACCGGGGTGGTCGCCGCCGGCGCCCTCGCGGTGAGCCTGCGCGGCGCCCGCCGCGAGCTCGACGAGCGGACGGCCCCGCTGGCCGGTCTGGTGGCGGCGTTCATCTTCGCCGTACAGATGCTCAACTTCCCCGTCGCGGCCGGTACAAGCGGCCATTTGCTGGGCGGTGCGCTCGCCGCGATCCTCGTCGGCCCGTACACAGGTGTGCTGTGCGTGTCGGTGGTGCTGCTCATGCAGGGCGTGCTGTTCGCGGACGGCGGGCTGACCGCGCTCGGCGTGAACATCACGGACATGGCGATCGTCACCACGGTCGTGTCGTACGCCGTCTTCCGCGCGCTGCTCGCCGTACTGCCCCGGGGCCGTCGCTCGGTGACCGTCGCCTCCTTCGTGGCCGCGCTGGTCTCGGTACCGGCCGCCGCCGTGGTCTTCACGCTCGTCTACGCGGTCGGCGGCACCACTGACGTCGCCATCGGCAAGGTGGCGACCGCGATGATCGGCGTCCACGTCCTGATCGGCATCGGCGAGGCCGTGATCACCGCGCTCACGGTGGGTGCCGTCGTCGCCGTGCGCCCGGACCTGGTGCACGGCGCGCGGGGCCTCGGGCAGCGCCTGCGGCTGCGGGTGAACGGCGAGCTGGTGGACGCTCCCGCTCCCACGGCGCCCGTGGCGGCGCGCACCTCCCGGCGCACGCTGTGGATCACCGGCCTGGTCACCTCGCTGGTGCTCGCCGGGTTCGTGAGCTTCTACGCCTCCGCGAACCCCGACGGCCTGGAGAAGGTCGCGCACGACAAGGGCATCGACAAGAAGGCCGAGAAGCACGCCACGGCCGGCTCCCCGCTCGCCGACTACGGCGTCAAGGACGTCTCCGACGCCCGGCTCTCCGGCGGCCTCGCGGGCGTGATCGGCGTCGGGATCACGGTGGTCGCGGGCAGCGCGGTGTTCTGGGTGGTGCGCAGGCGCCGCGGTACGGACGCCTCGCCCGTGAACACGGGTCTGTGA
- the cbiQ gene encoding cobalt ECF transporter T component CbiQ, producing MGAGHAHRLYRHGHSPVHTLPPHTKLAAAFAFVVVVVSTPREAMWAFAAYAVLLAYVAHHARVPAGFLLKRLLIEVPFVAFAVLMPFVAEGERVHVLGLSLSESGLWGAWNVLAKGTLGVAASVLLASTTELRALLLGLQRLKLPPLLVQIASFMIRYGDVITDEMRRMRIARESRGFEARGVRHWGVLAKSAGALFIRSYERGERVHLAMVSRGYAGAMPVIDEVTASRAQWSYALALPCAALVVCLLGWVL from the coding sequence ATGGGAGCGGGACACGCGCACCGGCTCTACCGGCACGGCCACTCGCCCGTGCACACCCTGCCGCCGCACACCAAGCTCGCCGCCGCCTTCGCGTTCGTGGTGGTCGTGGTCTCGACCCCGCGCGAGGCGATGTGGGCGTTCGCGGCGTACGCCGTCCTGCTCGCGTATGTGGCCCATCACGCGCGTGTGCCCGCCGGTTTCCTGCTCAAACGGCTGCTGATCGAGGTGCCGTTCGTCGCGTTCGCGGTGCTGATGCCGTTCGTCGCCGAGGGCGAGCGGGTGCATGTGCTCGGGCTGTCACTGAGCGAGAGCGGCCTGTGGGGCGCCTGGAACGTGCTCGCCAAGGGCACGCTCGGCGTCGCCGCCTCCGTGCTGCTGGCCTCCACCACCGAGCTGCGCGCACTGCTGCTCGGGCTGCAGCGGCTGAAGCTGCCGCCGCTGCTCGTCCAGATCGCCTCCTTCATGATCCGCTACGGCGACGTCATCACCGACGAGATGCGCCGGATGCGGATCGCGCGGGAGTCGCGCGGCTTCGAGGCGCGCGGCGTGCGGCACTGGGGCGTGCTCGCCAAGTCCGCCGGCGCGCTGTTCATCCGCTCCTACGAGCGCGGGGAGCGCGTGCACCTGGCCATGGTGAGCCGGGGCTACGCCGGAGCGATGCCGGTCATCGACGAGGTGACCGCGTCGCGCGCGCAGTGGTCGTACGCCCTCGCGCTCCCCTGCGCCGCCCTCGTCGTCTGTCTGCTGGGATGGGTACTGTGA
- a CDS encoding energy-coupling factor ABC transporter ATP-binding protein → MGTVTASLEVSGLAFAYPDGHQALFGVDFSIARGERVALLGPNGAGKTTLVLHLNGILGGGTGTVTVAGLPVGKRHMAEIRQKVGIVFQDPDDQLFMPTVREDVAFGPAASGIRGAALEERVRTALERVGMADFADRPPHHLSFGQRRRVAVATVLAMEPEILVLDEPSSNLDPASRRELADILRSLDVTVLMVTHDLPYALELCPRSLILSDGVIAADGPTGELLGDDALMRAHRLELPFGFDPKSVTMGA, encoded by the coding sequence ATGGGTACTGTGACTGCTTCTCTGGAGGTCTCCGGCCTCGCCTTCGCCTACCCCGACGGCCACCAGGCCCTGTTCGGCGTCGATTTCTCGATCGCGCGCGGCGAACGCGTGGCCCTCCTCGGCCCGAACGGCGCCGGCAAGACGACCCTGGTGCTGCACCTGAACGGCATCCTGGGCGGCGGCACCGGCACGGTGACCGTGGCCGGGCTGCCGGTCGGCAAGCGGCACATGGCCGAGATCCGGCAGAAGGTCGGCATCGTCTTCCAGGACCCGGACGACCAGCTGTTCATGCCGACCGTGCGCGAGGACGTGGCGTTCGGCCCGGCGGCGTCCGGGATCAGGGGAGCCGCGCTGGAGGAGCGGGTGCGCACGGCGCTGGAGCGGGTCGGCATGGCGGACTTCGCCGACCGTCCGCCGCACCATCTCTCCTTCGGCCAGCGGCGCCGGGTCGCCGTCGCCACGGTGCTCGCGATGGAGCCGGAGATCCTGGTCCTGGACGAGCCGTCCTCCAACCTCGACCCGGCCTCCCGGCGTGAACTCGCCGACATCCTGCGCTCCTTGGACGTGACGGTCCTGATGGTCACGCACGATCTGCCGTACGCGCTGGAGCTGTGCCCGCGCTCGCTGATCCTCAGCGACGGCGTGATCGCGGCGGACGGCCCGACCGGGGAGCTGCTCGGCGACGACGCGCTGATGCGAGCGCACCGTCTGGAGCTGCCGTTCGGCTTCGACCCGAAGTCCGTGACCATGGGCGCCTGA